From the Bacteriovorax sp. Seq25_V genome, the window ACAAAAAGTGTCCAAGCTCGTGAAAGAAAACCAATGGACCTAAGAATAAAATAAATATTGCAATTTTTTCTAACATAATTTCTTCCTTAAAAATTAATGTAATTCATAAATGTCGCATAAAAAGGTGCGACAAAAATTAAACTATCAATACGATCATACACTCCACCATGTCCAGGTATAAGTGATGAACTATCTTTGATTCCAAACTGTCTTTTGAATTTTGATTGTACAAGATCACCAATCTGAGAAAGTAATCCAAATACAACAAATAGAGCTAGATATTTAACTCCATTAAAGCTGACGAGTAAGTTCCAAGCAACCGTTCCAACGATACCAGAAAATAAGGCTCCGCCAACAAGACCTTCAATTGTTTTATTTGGACTAACCGATGGCCATAACTTGTGCTTGCCAAAGTTCTTTCCAAAAAACCATGCCCCAGTATCCATACCAAAATTAATAAGCATCAGTACGACAATAACTTGGATCCACTTTCCGTAGAAAAGTAAGGAAGCAAGGGATGCCATTGGAAATAAGCAAAATAGCGCTACGACAAACGGGAATTTAGAAAGAATATCTTTAACAAAACCTGACTCCATTTTTGTCCCAAATAGGTAAAAGAGCATAAATGAATTTAACAATAACCCAGCATTAACGAGCATATAATTAAGGTCAAAACTTTTATCGACAATATTGAGATATACAAAAGGAGCAACAAAGATTAACTGAGTAACAAGGTAGCTAACCGAAAATCTTTTCTTTT encodes:
- a CDS encoding phosphatidate cytidylyltransferase; this encodes MTNTQQRIVSALVLAAIVCSIIYSGLFQTIIFLAVVGMICVDELFCNFIKKKRFSVSYLVTQLIFVAPFVYLNIVDKSFDLNYMLVNAGLLLNSFMLFYLFGTKMESGFVKDILSKFPFVVALFCLFPMASLASLLFYGKWIQVIVVLMLINFGMDTGAWFFGKNFGKHKLWPSVSPNKTIEGLVGGALFSGIVGTVAWNLLVSFNGVKYLALFVVFGLLSQIGDLVQSKFKRQFGIKDSSSLIPGHGGVYDRIDSLIFVAPFYATFMNYINF